One Megamonas hypermegale genomic window carries:
- the gyrA gene encoding DNA gyrase subunit A — protein MTQEISAGKVLPVNLEDEMKNSYIDYAMSVIVMRALPDVRDGLKPVHRRILYAMQEAGMGSNKPYKKSARIVGEVLGKYHPHGDSSVYDAIVRMAQDFSCRYVLADGHGNFGSIDGDSAAAMRYTEVRMSKIAELMLQDIDKQTVDFAPNYDESLKEPTVLPSKIPNLLVNGSSGIAVGMATNIPPHNLTEVIDGVLQMIDNPDITIEELMKTIKGPDFPTGAMIMGRDGIISAYKTGRGAIKMRACTEISTLPNGKPRITVTQLPYQVNKARLVERIAELVRNKIIEGITDLNDESDRNGMSIVIDLRRDANAEVILNQLYQHTQLQETFGVIMLALVNGHPRILNLKQVLHYYIKHQEDVIRRRTQYELTKAQARAHILEGLTIALDQLDPIIETIRKSPNGETAKEILMSDYTLTEKQAQAILDLRLQRLTGLEREKIETEYLEVLSYIDNLNAILADEHKILNIIKEELSAVKAKFGDARRTQITDDTSDVDLADLIAEENVVITLTHNNYIKRIPLTTYRNQKRGGRGVTGMGTKEEDYVENMIITSTHNTILFFTNKGLVYQLKGYEIPESGRTAKGTAIVNLLPLAKDESITAIIPIEKFADDKYLFMATRNGVVKKTVLSAYDTNRKKTGLIAISLKDDDELISVKLTDGNRYIIIGTRDGMSISFNEQDVRPMGRNARGVIGIKLKGDDKVIDMDNLRKNCEVLTVTENGYGKRTPTEEYRAQSRGGIGLINIKVTEKTGFVVGVKVVNENQEFMLISTEGIVIRSNINEVSVINRNTQGVKVMNMDDNDKVAAVAAFEDDENSHE, from the coding sequence GTGACACAAGAGATATCTGCAGGAAAAGTTCTTCCTGTAAATCTTGAAGATGAAATGAAAAATTCGTATATCGACTACGCTATGAGTGTAATCGTTATGCGTGCACTTCCTGATGTTAGAGATGGTCTTAAACCAGTTCATCGCCGCATTTTATACGCTATGCAAGAAGCTGGTATGGGCTCTAATAAACCATATAAAAAATCCGCTCGTATTGTCGGGGAAGTATTAGGTAAATACCATCCACATGGAGATAGTTCCGTATACGATGCTATCGTGCGTATGGCACAGGATTTCTCCTGCCGTTACGTTTTAGCAGACGGTCATGGTAACTTTGGTTCTATCGATGGCGACTCCGCTGCTGCTATGCGTTATACTGAAGTTCGCATGTCCAAAATCGCTGAACTCATGCTCCAGGATATTGATAAACAAACTGTAGATTTTGCACCAAACTATGATGAATCATTAAAAGAACCAACTGTATTACCATCTAAAATACCAAATCTTTTAGTAAACGGTTCTTCTGGTATAGCCGTTGGTATGGCAACAAATATTCCACCGCATAATTTAACAGAAGTAATTGATGGCGTATTACAGATGATTGATAACCCTGATATTACTATTGAAGAATTAATGAAAACTATAAAAGGCCCAGATTTTCCGACTGGCGCTATGATTATGGGTCGCGATGGCATTATTTCCGCTTATAAAACTGGTCGCGGTGCTATAAAAATGCGCGCTTGCACAGAAATCAGCACTTTGCCAAACGGAAAACCACGCATCACAGTAACACAATTACCATATCAAGTAAATAAAGCTCGTTTAGTAGAACGCATTGCTGAACTTGTACGCAATAAAATAATTGAAGGTATTACAGATTTAAACGATGAATCAGACCGTAACGGTATGAGCATTGTAATTGACTTGCGCCGTGATGCTAATGCTGAAGTTATTTTAAATCAACTCTATCAGCATACACAATTGCAAGAAACATTTGGCGTAATCATGTTGGCACTCGTCAACGGTCACCCACGTATTTTAAATCTCAAACAAGTTCTTCATTACTACATCAAACATCAAGAAGATGTAATTCGTCGTCGTACACAGTACGAACTTACAAAAGCTCAGGCTCGTGCTCATATTTTAGAAGGTTTGACTATCGCTCTTGACCAATTAGACCCAATCATTGAAACAATTCGCAAATCACCAAATGGCGAAACAGCGAAAGAAATCTTAATGAGCGATTACACACTCACTGAAAAACAAGCACAAGCAATTTTGGATTTACGTTTACAGCGCTTAACTGGCTTAGAACGTGAAAAAATCGAAACAGAATACCTTGAAGTTTTGAGCTATATTGATAACTTAAATGCAATCTTAGCTGATGAACACAAGATTTTAAATATCATCAAAGAAGAATTATCTGCTGTCAAAGCAAAATTTGGCGATGCTCGTCGCACTCAAATTACAGATGATACTTCTGATGTAGACCTTGCTGACCTCATTGCTGAAGAAAACGTAGTTATCACATTGACTCATAATAACTACATCAAACGCATACCATTAACTACGTATCGCAATCAAAAACGCGGTGGACGTGGCGTTACTGGCATGGGTACAAAAGAAGAAGATTATGTAGAAAATATGATTATCACTTCTACACATAACACTATCTTATTCTTCACAAATAAAGGACTCGTTTACCAGTTAAAAGGTTATGAAATTCCAGAATCCGGTAGAACAGCTAAAGGCACTGCTATTGTAAATCTTTTACCGCTTGCAAAAGATGAAAGCATCACTGCTATAATTCCAATTGAAAAATTTGCTGATGATAAATATTTATTCATGGCTACTCGCAATGGTGTTGTTAAAAAGACAGTACTCAGCGCTTACGATACAAACCGCAAGAAAACTGGCTTAATTGCAATCTCCTTAAAAGATGATGATGAATTAATCAGCGTAAAACTCACAGATGGCAATCGCTATATAATTATCGGTACTCGCGATGGTATGTCCATCAGTTTCAATGAACAAGATGTTCGTCCAATGGGCAGAAACGCACGTGGTGTCATCGGCATAAAATTAAAAGGCGATGACAAAGTCATTGACATGGATAATTTACGCAAAAACTGCGAAGTCTTGACTGTAACTGAAAACGGCTATGGCAAACGCACTCCAACTGAAGAATATCGCGCTCAAAGTCGCGGTGGTATCGGTCTTATCAACATCAAAGTCACTGAAAAAACTGGCTTTGTTGTAGGCGTTAAAGTCGTAAATGAAAATCAAGAATTCATGCTAATCTCCACTGAAGGCATTGTAATTCGTTCTAACATCAATGAAGTTTCCGTCATCAATCGCAATACTCAAGGCGTAAAAGTCATGAACATGGACGATAATGATAAAGTAGCTGCTGTTGCTGCTTTTGAAGATGATGAAAACAGTCACGAATAA
- a CDS encoding DUF2905 domain-containing protein: MSNMGKIMIYAGIILIIAGLFFHFGSKILPLGKLPFDFKWESSNSSVYFPLGSCVLISIILTIILNLLFR, from the coding sequence ATGTCTAATATGGGAAAAATCATGATATATGCAGGAATTATTTTAATCATTGCAGGACTCTTTTTCCATTTTGGTTCAAAGATTTTGCCACTTGGAAAATTGCCATTTGATTTTAAATGGGAAAGTTCCAATTCTAGCGTATATTTTCCACTTGGTTCTTGTGTTTTAATCAGTATCATTTTAACCATAATCTTAAATTTATTATTTCGTTAA
- a CDS encoding LCP family protein — translation MYRREDVKKKKKTSYWKYLLILILVFVLSGIGGAYFANALVDNKPMYSDAEKDGLLVAKDKATVMIMGVDKRNDDVGRSDTLMVATLDPDKNQAALLSIPRDTRVKIKGHGYDKINAAYAYGDRKLSQQTVESLLGIKIDHYIVIDVHGFTKIIDALGGIDIDVEKRMYYEDPWDDDGGLYIDLQPGMQHMDGKTAVTYVRYRDEEGDIGRIRRQQKFMKAVMDKLVSPTIIPRLPSIVSAMYDAVETDMSISELLSFLGTLQEAKNNGLKSEMLPGKPVYIDEISYWIPDISKIRQILANTLGIKMNNALTNSIEDDEQEYRESMPKNAVEIPESQHIKNEIERERNERRQNMSQEREDAQRYRARQATEDYEEGYNRRTQELRETENSESTQTTAPKSTDRQTQSDTPAKNTETPDMNNHSEGKN, via the coding sequence GTGTATCGTAGAGAAGATGTAAAGAAAAAGAAAAAAACAAGTTATTGGAAATATCTTTTAATATTGATTTTAGTATTTGTTTTGTCTGGAATAGGCGGAGCTTATTTTGCAAATGCATTAGTTGATAATAAGCCAATGTACAGCGACGCTGAAAAAGATGGTCTTTTAGTAGCGAAAGATAAAGCTACAGTAATGATTATGGGCGTAGATAAGCGCAATGATGATGTAGGGCGAAGTGATACCTTGATGGTGGCGACCTTAGACCCAGATAAAAATCAAGCGGCATTGCTTTCTATACCACGTGATACTCGTGTAAAAATAAAAGGTCATGGTTATGATAAAATTAATGCTGCCTATGCTTATGGCGATAGAAAATTGTCTCAACAGACAGTTGAGTCTTTATTAGGTATAAAGATTGACCATTATATTGTAATTGATGTACATGGTTTTACAAAAATTATTGATGCTTTAGGCGGTATAGATATTGATGTAGAAAAACGCATGTATTATGAAGATCCATGGGATGATGATGGAGGTTTATACATTGATTTACAGCCAGGTATGCAGCATATGGACGGAAAGACTGCTGTTACATATGTGCGATATCGCGATGAAGAAGGAGATATTGGACGTATTCGTCGTCAACAAAAATTTATGAAAGCAGTAATGGATAAACTTGTTTCACCAACAATAATTCCACGTCTTCCATCTATAGTATCAGCTATGTATGATGCGGTAGAAACAGATATGTCTATCAGTGAATTATTATCTTTCTTAGGTACATTGCAAGAAGCTAAAAATAATGGATTAAAATCAGAAATGCTTCCAGGTAAGCCTGTTTATATCGATGAAATCAGCTATTGGATACCAGATATCAGTAAGATAAGACAGATACTTGCTAATACATTAGGAATAAAAATGAACAATGCTTTAACTAATTCTATTGAAGATGATGAACAAGAATATAGAGAATCTATGCCTAAAAATGCAGTAGAAATTCCTGAGTCACAGCATATTAAAAATGAGATAGAACGCGAACGAAATGAACGCCGTCAAAATATGAGTCAAGAAAGAGAAGACGCGCAAAGATATAGAGCAAGACAAGCAACAGAAGATTATGAAGAAGGTTATAATCGCCGTACTCAGGAACTTAGAGAAACAGAAAATAGTGAAAGTACACAGACAACAGCTCCAAAATCAACAGATAGACAAACCCAGTCCGATACACCAGCTAAGAATACAGAAACTCCAGATATGAATAATCATAGTGAAGGTAAAAATTAA
- a CDS encoding fructose-bisphosphatase class III, producing MDKNRQKYKYLYLLSEKYPNRQSVVTELIRLKAILNLARPTEHFMSDLHGEYESFFHILNNCSGVIKEKVDYLFEKDLTPAQRAEFCTLIYYPREKIMDLKEKKALSPSWYSKNLRLLLKLSRLMSYKYPQSELKNLMPKGYETIILELLTARPNDDAFQEVYFNTILNTLININSGNEYIIAFTIFIKKLAVAHLHIVGDIFDRGQRPDSIIDMLRQHHSVDIQWGNHDILWMGAMCGNEACIATVIRNSVSYNNTAVLEKGYAISLRPLSSLASKLYPDKNLNIAMKRTISIILFKVEGQLIKRNPDFNMESRLLLDKIDYISKYIKINGKSYPVKSPSFPTINPDNPYELTEEEQSVLEEIKSSFHDSTRLRKHIDFLYQKGSVYKAYNNNLLYHGCIPLNEDGTFKRIKINNQTYYGKNYLDFCDKTIRQAYLGLYDQKVIDLMYYFWCGRLSPFSGREFKTFERMYIEDKSTWIEPSDAYYHYCDDENVCNMILEEFSLKTKRGHIINGHVPVKVKEGESPVKANGKTIIIDGGFCKAYHNKTGIAGYTLISNSRGLRLLEHQTCSNIKEALKANQDIESVSCTLELQNYHSSTADTDLGEEIQEQINDIYHLMLAYQNGLIPEKA from the coding sequence ATGGATAAAAACCGCCAAAAATATAAATATCTTTATCTTTTATCCGAGAAATATCCTAACCGCCAATCAGTTGTAACAGAACTAATCCGACTTAAAGCTATTTTAAATCTCGCCCGCCCAACAGAACATTTCATGAGTGATTTACATGGTGAATACGAATCGTTTTTTCATATTCTCAATAATTGTTCTGGTGTTATAAAAGAAAAAGTCGATTATCTATTTGAAAAAGATTTAACCCCTGCTCAAAGAGCTGAATTTTGTACACTAATTTATTATCCACGCGAAAAAATCATGGATTTAAAAGAAAAAAAAGCTCTCTCTCCCAGCTGGTATTCAAAAAACTTACGTCTCTTACTCAAATTATCTCGCCTAATGTCATATAAATACCCTCAATCGGAATTAAAAAATTTAATGCCTAAAGGTTACGAAACGATTATTTTAGAACTTTTAACGGCTCGCCCAAATGACGATGCCTTCCAAGAAGTTTATTTTAACACCATTTTAAATACCTTAATAAATATTAACAGTGGCAATGAATACATCATTGCTTTTACCATATTTATAAAAAAATTAGCTGTAGCTCATTTGCACATCGTAGGAGATATATTCGACCGCGGTCAACGACCAGACTCCATCATAGATATGTTACGCCAACACCATTCTGTCGATATACAATGGGGCAATCATGATATTTTATGGATGGGAGCTATGTGCGGCAATGAAGCTTGTATCGCTACAGTCATTCGCAATAGCGTTTCTTATAACAATACAGCAGTTTTAGAAAAAGGCTATGCTATAAGCCTCCGTCCACTTTCTTCACTCGCTAGTAAACTATATCCTGATAAAAATTTAAACATAGCCATGAAACGTACCATTTCTATAATTTTATTTAAAGTAGAAGGTCAACTCATAAAACGCAACCCCGATTTTAATATGGAAAGTCGTTTACTTTTAGATAAAATTGATTATATTTCTAAATATATTAAAATCAATGGTAAATCATATCCTGTAAAAAGCCCATCTTTCCCAACAATAAATCCTGATAATCCTTATGAACTAACTGAAGAAGAACAATCTGTTTTAGAAGAAATAAAATCATCTTTCCATGACAGCACTAGACTGCGAAAACACATTGATTTTCTCTATCAAAAAGGCAGTGTTTATAAAGCTTATAACAATAATTTACTTTATCACGGTTGCATTCCACTCAATGAAGATGGTACTTTTAAACGCATAAAAATCAATAATCAAACGTATTATGGCAAAAATTATCTTGATTTTTGTGACAAAACCATTCGTCAAGCTTATTTAGGTTTATACGACCAAAAAGTCATCGATTTGATGTATTATTTTTGGTGCGGTCGCCTCTCACCATTTTCTGGTCGTGAATTCAAGACATTTGAACGCATGTACATTGAAGATAAATCCACTTGGATTGAACCTTCTGATGCTTATTACCATTATTGTGATGATGAAAATGTATGCAATATGATATTAGAAGAATTTTCCTTAAAGACAAAACGTGGTCATATCATTAATGGTCATGTTCCTGTAAAGGTAAAAGAAGGTGAAAGCCCAGTAAAAGCTAATGGCAAAACCATAATCATTGATGGCGGTTTTTGTAAAGCTTATCATAATAAAACAGGAATTGCTGGCTATACATTGATATCTAATTCACGCGGTTTGAGATTATTAGAACACCAAACTTGTTCCAACATCAAAGAAGCCTTAAAAGCAAATCAAGATATTGAATCTGTATCTTGTACTTTAGAACTTCAAAATTACCATTCATCTACAGCAGATACAGACCTTGGCGAAGAAATCCAAGAACAAATCAATGATATTTACCATTTGATGCTCGCTTATCAAAATGGCTTAATTCCAGAAAAAGCTTAA